The following coding sequences lie in one Xanthomonas hyacinthi genomic window:
- a CDS encoding RNA polymerase sigma factor: MHDLDDDSLRALMPRLRRFAQSLSGDAASADDLVQAALERALRRWSTRRDADALQPWLFAIVYRQFVDVRRRAQRWQRVLALFAPQQPTQAPSAEQVHDGRALLAAFAQLPVEQRALLLLVSVEGFSYRDAATALDLPIGTVMSRLSRAREKLRRLGEGRSGSPALRVLK; encoded by the coding sequence ATGCACGACCTCGACGACGATTCCCTGCGTGCGCTGATGCCCCGGCTGCGGCGTTTCGCCCAGTCGCTGAGCGGCGATGCGGCCAGTGCCGACGACCTGGTGCAGGCCGCACTGGAGCGCGCGCTGCGGCGCTGGTCCACGCGCCGCGACGCCGATGCGCTGCAGCCGTGGCTGTTCGCCATCGTCTACCGGCAGTTCGTCGATGTGCGCCGCCGCGCGCAGCGCTGGCAACGGGTGCTGGCCCTGTTCGCGCCGCAGCAGCCGACCCAGGCGCCGTCCGCTGAACAGGTCCACGACGGCCGCGCGCTGTTGGCCGCGTTCGCACAACTGCCGGTCGAACAGCGCGCGCTGCTGTTGCTGGTCAGCGTCGAGGGGTTCAGCTATCGCGACGCCGCCACCGCGCTGGATCTGCCGATCGGCACGGTGATGTCGCGGCTGTCGCGCGCCCGCGAAAAACTGCGCCGGCTCGGCGAAGGCCGCAGCGGCAGCCCTGCCTTGCGCGTGCTCAAATGA
- a CDS encoding AI-2E family transporter translates to MSTLSESVADAGDVAAPPADALPPPPAPRPRGPVSLVVLATLAVGCTLWAAQEVILPILLAAFFALVGNPILRGLQRLYVPRFLGALLVLLSGMAVATALAMQLAGPAAEWVQQAPGQMRHIATQVRDLTKPMQQANQAAENFARAAGGGDGRRVQVIRTQLDDPYKALVRTPRLAASALAVVLLTFFFMVFGENLQRHAIALLPNRQQQKFTADILRSIEREVSRYVLTISVINALVGLIFAGILVLLKIPLQEALLWGTVVALLNFAPYVGPLIGAMLMLLMGFVEFRDPLSAALPAILYLALHMLEGQVVTPIVLGRRMAISPLMLILALMLFGWLWGMIGLLLAVPLLVCIKMVLARVEGMQRWARLLE, encoded by the coding sequence ATGAGCACTCTCTCCGAATCCGTGGCCGACGCCGGCGACGTGGCAGCGCCGCCCGCGGACGCGCTGCCGCCGCCGCCCGCACCGCGCCCGCGCGGCCCGGTGTCGCTGGTGGTGCTGGCGACGCTGGCGGTGGGCTGCACCTTGTGGGCGGCGCAGGAGGTGATCCTGCCGATCCTGCTGGCCGCGTTCTTCGCCCTGGTCGGCAACCCGATCCTGCGCGGGCTGCAGCGGCTGTACGTGCCGCGCTTCCTCGGCGCGCTGCTGGTGCTGCTGTCGGGCATGGCGGTGGCCACGGCGCTGGCCATGCAGCTGGCCGGGCCGGCCGCCGAGTGGGTGCAGCAGGCGCCCGGGCAGATGCGCCACATCGCCACCCAGGTGCGCGACCTGACCAAGCCGATGCAGCAGGCCAACCAGGCCGCGGAGAATTTCGCGCGCGCCGCCGGCGGCGGCGACGGGCGCCGCGTGCAGGTGATCCGCACGCAGCTGGACGACCCGTACAAGGCGCTGGTGCGCACCCCGCGGCTGGCCGCCTCGGCGCTGGCGGTGGTGCTGCTGACGTTCTTCTTCATGGTGTTCGGCGAGAACCTGCAGCGGCATGCGATCGCGCTGCTGCCCAATCGCCAGCAGCAGAAATTCACCGCCGACATCCTGCGTTCGATCGAGCGCGAGGTGTCGCGCTACGTGCTGACCATCAGCGTCATCAACGCCCTGGTCGGGTTGATCTTCGCCGGCATCCTGGTGCTGCTGAAGATTCCGCTGCAGGAAGCGCTGCTGTGGGGCACGGTGGTGGCGCTGCTGAACTTCGCCCCGTACGTGGGCCCGCTGATCGGGGCGATGCTGATGCTGCTGATGGGCTTCGTGGAGTTCCGCGATCCGCTGAGCGCGGCGCTGCCGGCGATCCTGTACCTGGCGCTGCACATGCTCGAAGGCCAGGTGGTGACGCCGATCGTGCTCGGCCGGCGCATGGCGATCTCGCCGCTGATGCTGATCCTGGCGCTGATGCTGTTCGGCTGGCTGTGGGGCATGATCGGGCTGCTGCTGGCGGTGCCGCTGCTGGTGTGCATCAAGATGGTGCTGGCGCGGGTGGAAGGCATGCAGCGCTGGGCCAGGCTGCTGGAATGA
- the fhuE gene encoding ferric-rhodotorulic acid/ferric-coprogen receptor FhuE, with product MNRFLPPRRFPRRSALAMACLLASLPAFAAEAAADSATDADVTTLDKVSVKGERAEGYSVRKTTAGTRFELAPREIPQSVSIISHQRIEDQGLDDIIDVLENTTGVSNTRSDSERFEFYARGFYIDNYQFDGIPTTMVQNWSYGDSALDLALYDRVEVVRGATGLMTGAGNPSASVNLIRKHADSDVLAGSVQVSAGSWGRTRTTVDVSTPLNASGTVRARVIGSYLDTDSYVDRYRQNKTLGYAVIDADLTPDTQLSVGYDYQKKQSDGVTWGGFPLWYSDGSRTDYSRSFNPAADWTFWDTTTKRAFATLQHDFASGWKLKLNATHDQTNVTDKLFYPFYTIYGFDKNTGAGVVPYSGYYITERKVDGLDGYAEGPFQLFGREHELMAGVSYNRRRYVNDGAFDFPAPMASYLNWTGDYPEPTWSALSEFSRGTVTQKAGYAAARFSLADPLKLIVGARYTDWKVDGAESSVPYSSRQQETTPYAGLVYTIDAVWSAYASYTDIFQPQTSRTRSGAYLDPVIGKSYEAGVKAAWFDDRLNASLSVFRIEQDNVAQATTEFVPGTTETAYVAAQGTVSRGFEFEVNGELAPGWNGTFGAARYVAKDAGGADINAQLPQTTLKLYTSYTPRSLTELTFGGGVNWQNRIYYVDATYGRFEQDAYALVSAFARYRLSEEFSVQANLNNLLDKTYYAQIYGYGAWGEPRSGSLSFTWSF from the coding sequence ATGAACCGTTTCCTCCCTCCCCGCCGTTTCCCGCGCCGTTCGGCCCTGGCCATGGCCTGCCTGCTTGCCAGCCTGCCCGCGTTCGCCGCCGAAGCGGCCGCCGACAGCGCCACCGACGCCGATGTCACCACCCTCGACAAGGTCAGCGTCAAGGGCGAACGCGCCGAAGGCTACAGCGTGCGCAAGACCACCGCAGGCACCCGCTTCGAACTGGCGCCGCGCGAGATCCCGCAGTCGGTGAGCATCATCAGCCACCAGCGCATCGAGGATCAGGGCCTGGACGACATCATCGACGTGCTGGAGAACACCACCGGCGTGTCCAACACCCGTTCGGACAGCGAGCGCTTCGAGTTCTACGCACGCGGCTTCTACATCGACAACTACCAGTTCGACGGCATCCCGACCACGATGGTGCAGAACTGGAGCTATGGCGACTCGGCGCTGGACCTGGCGCTGTACGACCGCGTGGAAGTGGTGCGCGGCGCCACCGGGCTGATGACCGGCGCGGGCAATCCGTCGGCCTCGGTCAATTTGATCCGCAAGCACGCCGACAGCGACGTGCTGGCCGGCAGCGTGCAGGTCAGCGCCGGCAGCTGGGGCAGGACGCGCACGACGGTGGACGTCAGCACCCCGCTCAACGCCAGCGGCACGGTGCGCGCACGGGTGATCGGCAGCTACCTGGACACCGACTCGTACGTGGACCGCTACCGCCAGAACAAGACCCTGGGCTATGCGGTGATCGATGCCGACCTGACCCCGGACACCCAGCTCAGCGTGGGCTACGACTACCAGAAGAAGCAGTCCGACGGCGTCACCTGGGGCGGCTTCCCGCTGTGGTATTCCGACGGCAGCCGCACCGACTATTCGCGCTCCTTCAATCCGGCCGCGGACTGGACGTTCTGGGACACCACCACCAAGCGCGCCTTCGCCACGCTGCAGCACGATTTCGCCAGCGGCTGGAAGCTCAAGCTCAACGCCACCCACGACCAGACCAACGTCACCGACAAGCTGTTCTACCCGTTCTACACGATCTACGGCTTCGACAAGAACACCGGCGCCGGCGTGGTGCCCTACTCCGGCTATTACATCACCGAGCGCAAGGTCGATGGCCTGGACGGCTATGCCGAAGGCCCGTTCCAGCTGTTCGGGCGCGAGCACGAGCTGATGGCCGGGGTCAGCTACAACCGCCGCCGCTACGTCAACGACGGCGCGTTCGATTTCCCGGCACCGATGGCCAGCTATCTGAACTGGACCGGCGACTATCCGGAGCCGACCTGGTCGGCACTGAGCGAGTTCAGCCGCGGCACCGTCACCCAGAAGGCCGGCTATGCGGCCGCGCGCTTCTCGCTGGCCGATCCGCTGAAGCTGATCGTCGGCGCGCGCTACACCGACTGGAAGGTGGACGGCGCCGAAAGCAGCGTGCCCTACAGCAGCCGGCAGCAGGAAACCACGCCGTATGCCGGCCTGGTCTATACGATCGACGCTGTCTGGTCGGCCTACGCCAGCTACACCGACATCTTCCAGCCGCAGACCTCTCGCACCCGCAGCGGCGCGTACCTGGATCCGGTGATCGGCAAGAGCTACGAGGCCGGGGTCAAGGCGGCATGGTTCGACGACCGCCTCAATGCCTCGCTGTCGGTGTTCCGCATCGAGCAGGACAACGTCGCCCAGGCGACCACCGAATTCGTCCCGGGCACCACCGAGACGGCCTACGTCGCGGCGCAGGGCACGGTCAGCCGCGGCTTCGAGTTCGAGGTGAACGGCGAACTGGCGCCCGGCTGGAACGGCACCTTCGGCGCGGCGCGCTACGTCGCCAAGGATGCCGGCGGTGCGGACATCAACGCGCAGCTGCCGCAGACCACGCTCAAGCTCTACACCAGCTACACCCCGCGCAGCCTCACCGAGCTGACCTTCGGCGGCGGCGTCAACTGGCAGAACCGCATCTACTACGTCGATGCGACCTACGGCCGCTTCGAGCAGGATGCCTATGCGCTGGTCAGCGCGTTCGCGCGCTACCGGCTGTCCGAGGAGTTCTCGGTGCAGGCCAACCTCAACAACCTGCTGGACAAGACGTACTACGCGCAGATCTACGGCTACGGCGCCTGGGGCGAACCGCGCAGCGGCTCGCTGAGCTTCACCTGGTCGTTCTGA
- a CDS encoding catalase family peroxidase, which translates to MSHPDPTALPPPRPRPRSWLALAAIAAIGAVLAAAFAWSAGWLGGPQRLTAQRMTDAIEAGGPPHPGFRRAHSKGLCVSGHFEGNGQARALSSARVFTQAAVPVLGRMSIGGGDPHGADATARVRSMALLLRSDDGQQWRTAMNSFPFFVVATPEGFMAQTLAAQPDPATGKPDPAKLAAFAQRYPEAKKFQEWAKSAPWSDSWANTQYNGVNSFRFIAADGSSRFVRWSMRPQTAFKELSAAQRAQADADFLGEDLQARLARGPLRWDLVLTVAAPGDPVNDPSQPWPQDRQQLVAGTLVLDHAEPQASGPCRDLNYDPLILPRGIAGSDDPILAARSAVYSQSFNRREREIGRGQAPAATGQAHGGAQ; encoded by the coding sequence ATGTCCCATCCCGATCCCACAGCACTGCCGCCGCCGCGCCCGCGCCCGCGGTCGTGGCTGGCGCTGGCCGCCATCGCCGCGATCGGCGCCGTGCTCGCCGCCGCCTTCGCCTGGAGCGCGGGCTGGCTGGGCGGGCCGCAGCGGCTGACCGCGCAGCGCATGACCGACGCCATCGAGGCCGGCGGCCCGCCGCATCCGGGCTTCCGCCGCGCGCACAGCAAGGGCCTGTGCGTGAGCGGCCATTTCGAGGGCAACGGCCAGGCGCGTGCGCTGTCCTCGGCGCGCGTGTTCACCCAGGCCGCGGTGCCGGTGCTGGGGCGCATGTCGATCGGCGGCGGCGATCCGCACGGCGCCGATGCCACGGCGCGGGTGCGCAGCATGGCGCTGCTGCTGCGCAGCGACGACGGCCAGCAATGGCGCACGGCGATGAACAGCTTCCCGTTCTTCGTGGTGGCCACGCCGGAAGGCTTCATGGCGCAGACCCTGGCCGCGCAGCCGGACCCGGCCACCGGCAAGCCGGATCCGGCGAAGCTGGCCGCGTTCGCGCAGCGCTATCCGGAAGCGAAGAAATTCCAGGAGTGGGCCAAGTCCGCGCCGTGGTCGGACAGTTGGGCCAACACCCAGTACAACGGGGTCAACAGCTTCCGCTTCATCGCCGCCGACGGCAGCAGCCGTTTCGTGCGCTGGTCGATGCGCCCGCAGACCGCGTTCAAGGAACTGTCCGCAGCGCAGCGCGCGCAGGCCGACGCCGACTTCCTTGGCGAGGACCTGCAGGCGCGGCTGGCGCGCGGTCCGCTGCGCTGGGACCTGGTGCTGACCGTGGCCGCGCCCGGCGATCCGGTGAACGATCCGTCGCAGCCCTGGCCGCAGGACCGGCAGCAGCTCGTCGCCGGCACCCTGGTGCTGGACCACGCCGAGCCGCAGGCCAGCGGCCCGTGCCGCGACCTCAACTACGACCCGTTGATCCTGCCGCGCGGCATCGCCGGTTCGGACGATCCGATCCTGGCCGCGCGCTCGGCGGTGTATTCGCAGTCGTTCAACCGCCGCGAGCGCGAGATCGGCCGCGGCCAGGCGCCCGCTGCCACCGGCCAGGCGCATGGAGGTGCGCAATGA
- a CDS encoding leucyl aminopeptidase family protein, which yields MSLPSGFTDDSTHALPLYVLDREHLAEWRAAQAPAWAAWLDAQQFVAAPGTALLLPGADGVAAAVLGVGDRGDAYAYAHAPLALPAGSNWRLAATLSEEEQAALQLGWGLGSYRYTRYKQPTRLPARLLATPDAEVRALLEACVRVRDWVTTPAEDMGPDQLEAAARAIADAHGAQCESIVGEELLLRNFPAIHAVGRASHRAPRLIVLRWGEDAHPHVALVGKGVCFDTGGLDLKPADGMRHMKKDMGGAAHALALAGLVMAQRLPLRLTVLLAAVENAVGPDAFRPGDVIATRQGISVEIDNTDAEGRLVLCDALTYASEQAPDAILDFATLTGAARVALGPDLPALFCNDDALAQAWLDAGERSRDPVWRMPLWRPYLRYLTSSVADLANAGSRMAGAVTAALYLERFVPARQAWAHLDVYAWNDSDRPGRPAGGEALALRSAYAMLKARYAG from the coding sequence ATGTCCCTGCCTTCCGGCTTCACCGACGATTCGACCCACGCGCTGCCGCTGTACGTGCTGGACCGCGAACACCTGGCCGAATGGCGCGCGGCGCAGGCGCCGGCCTGGGCGGCATGGCTGGATGCGCAGCAGTTCGTGGCCGCGCCCGGCACGGCGCTGCTGCTGCCGGGCGCCGACGGCGTGGCCGCGGCGGTGCTGGGCGTGGGCGACCGCGGCGATGCCTATGCCTACGCGCACGCACCGCTGGCGCTGCCGGCCGGCAGCAACTGGCGGCTGGCCGCCACCCTGAGCGAGGAAGAACAGGCCGCGCTGCAGCTGGGCTGGGGCCTGGGCAGCTACCGCTACACCCGCTACAAGCAGCCGACGCGCTTGCCGGCGCGGCTGCTGGCCACGCCGGATGCGGAAGTACGCGCTCTGCTGGAGGCCTGCGTGCGCGTGCGCGACTGGGTCACCACGCCTGCCGAAGACATGGGCCCGGACCAGCTGGAAGCCGCTGCGCGCGCGATCGCCGACGCGCACGGCGCGCAGTGCGAAAGCATCGTCGGCGAGGAGCTGCTGCTGCGCAACTTCCCGGCGATCCACGCGGTCGGCCGCGCCTCGCACCGCGCGCCGCGGCTGATCGTGCTGCGCTGGGGCGAGGACGCGCACCCGCACGTGGCGCTGGTCGGCAAGGGCGTGTGCTTCGACACCGGCGGCCTGGACCTGAAGCCGGCCGACGGCATGCGCCACATGAAGAAGGACATGGGCGGCGCCGCGCACGCGCTGGCGCTGGCCGGGCTGGTGATGGCGCAGCGGCTGCCGCTGCGGCTGACCGTGCTGCTCGCGGCAGTGGAGAACGCGGTGGGCCCGGACGCGTTCCGCCCCGGCGACGTCATCGCCACCCGCCAGGGCATCAGCGTGGAGATCGACAACACCGATGCCGAAGGCCGGCTGGTGCTGTGCGACGCGTTGACCTACGCCAGCGAACAGGCGCCGGACGCGATCCTGGATTTCGCCACGCTGACCGGCGCGGCGCGGGTCGCGCTGGGTCCGGACCTGCCAGCGCTGTTCTGCAACGACGACGCGCTGGCGCAGGCCTGGCTCGATGCCGGCGAACGCAGCCGCGATCCGGTGTGGCGCATGCCGCTGTGGCGCCCGTACCTGCGCTACCTGACCAGCTCGGTCGCCGACCTGGCCAATGCCGGCTCGCGCATGGCCGGCGCGGTGACCGCGGCGCTGTACCTGGAGCGCTTCGTACCGGCGCGGCAGGCCTGGGCGCACCTGGACGTATACGCCTGGAACGACAGCGACCGCCCCGGCCGCCCCGCCGGCGGCGAAGCGCTGGCGCTGCGCTCGGCCTACGCGATGCTGAAGGCGCGCTACGCCGGGTAG
- a CDS encoding anti-sigma factor family protein has translation MTVLRPDDDTLHAYVDGRLDPARRAQVAAWLQADPAQAARVAGWKQDADALRAAWAGAEAMPANAALTVPALRRRVRQRRRTLSAMAASGVLMLGLGIGLGWQLRDSRLGSERLPMADAVAAYRLFADGEQPLEFDPARRAALQGWLRRHFGAAGAVPDLQAQGFALRGGRLLSTPEGAAAMLVYQDADGARIGLYLRPRSARIHDGERRDGRLLAQYWSEGDTAFALVGPATQTRMRQIAPLLRGQG, from the coding sequence ATGACCGTGCTGCGCCCCGACGACGATACCCTGCACGCCTATGTCGATGGCCGCCTGGATCCGGCGCGGCGCGCGCAAGTGGCGGCGTGGCTGCAGGCCGATCCCGCGCAGGCCGCACGCGTGGCCGGCTGGAAGCAGGACGCCGACGCGCTGCGCGCGGCCTGGGCCGGCGCCGAGGCGATGCCGGCCAATGCCGCATTGACCGTGCCCGCGCTGCGCCGCCGCGTGCGCCAGCGGCGGCGCACGCTGTCCGCCATGGCCGCCAGCGGCGTGCTGATGCTGGGCCTGGGCATCGGCCTGGGCTGGCAGCTGCGCGACAGCCGCCTCGGCAGCGAGCGCCTGCCGATGGCCGACGCGGTGGCTGCCTACCGCCTGTTCGCCGACGGCGAGCAGCCGCTGGAATTCGACCCGGCGCGGCGGGCGGCCTTGCAGGGCTGGCTGCGCCGCCATTTCGGCGCCGCCGGCGCGGTGCCGGACCTGCAGGCGCAGGGTTTCGCGCTGCGCGGCGGGCGCCTGCTGTCCACCCCCGAGGGCGCCGCGGCGATGCTGGTCTACCAGGACGCCGACGGCGCGCGCATCGGCCTGTACCTGCGTCCGCGCAGCGCCCGCATCCACGACGGCGAGCGTCGCGACGGCCGCCTGCTCGCGCAATACTGGTCCGAAGGCGACACCGCCTTCGCCCTGGTCGGCCCGGCCACGCAGACCCGCATGCGCCAGATCGCCCCGCTGCTGCGCGGGCAGGGCTGA
- a CDS encoding efflux RND transporter periplasmic adaptor subunit — protein sequence MSTSADLLKELRIDRKAPPSAPPSRRGLWIVVVLVLLLALGLGGWRLFGRGKAIEVTTAPVLAIAAGSSSASVLDASGYVVARRMATVSAKITGKVREVLIEEGMRVEQNQVMATLDPIDAGAQRQLSASQLDAARSQVTNMQAQLRQAEADEQRLQTLVAQQLVSRSQYDQALSQRDALSAQLQSAQRNVVVADNELSISDLNVDNTIVRAPFAGVVTAKAAQPGEIVSPLSAGGGFTRTGIGTVVDMDSLEIEVEVGEAFIGRVKPGMPVEATLNAYPEWKIPAEVIAIIPSADRGKATVKVRVALKQKDPRIVPEMGVRVSFLEAPQAQDKPQGVRAPGAAIVKRGGRDMAFALKEDNTVEQRALKTGIALGDDRQVLSGLAAGDTVVLDPPETLHDGVKVKMAEATEQ from the coding sequence ATGAGTACCTCCGCCGACCTGCTCAAGGAACTCCGTATCGACCGCAAGGCGCCGCCCAGCGCGCCGCCCTCGCGGCGCGGACTGTGGATCGTCGTGGTCCTGGTGCTGCTGCTCGCGCTGGGCCTCGGCGGCTGGCGGCTGTTCGGGCGCGGCAAGGCCATCGAGGTGACCACCGCGCCGGTGCTGGCGATCGCCGCCGGCAGCAGCAGCGCCTCGGTGCTGGACGCCAGCGGCTACGTGGTGGCGCGGCGCATGGCCACGGTGTCGGCGAAGATCACCGGCAAGGTGCGCGAGGTGCTGATCGAGGAAGGCATGCGCGTGGAGCAGAACCAGGTGATGGCGACGCTGGACCCGATCGACGCCGGCGCGCAGCGGCAGCTGTCGGCCTCGCAGCTGGACGCGGCGCGCAGCCAGGTGACCAACATGCAGGCGCAGCTGCGCCAGGCCGAGGCCGACGAGCAGCGGCTGCAGACGCTGGTCGCGCAGCAGCTGGTATCGCGCTCGCAGTACGACCAGGCGCTGTCGCAGCGCGACGCCTTGAGCGCGCAACTGCAGAGCGCGCAGCGCAACGTGGTGGTGGCCGACAACGAGCTGTCGATCTCCGACCTCAACGTGGACAACACCATCGTGCGCGCGCCGTTCGCCGGCGTGGTCACCGCCAAGGCGGCGCAGCCGGGCGAGATCGTGTCGCCGCTGTCGGCCGGTGGCGGCTTCACCCGCACCGGCATCGGCACGGTGGTGGACATGGATTCGCTGGAGATCGAGGTGGAAGTGGGCGAGGCCTTCATTGGCCGGGTCAAGCCGGGCATGCCGGTGGAAGCCACGCTCAACGCCTATCCGGAGTGGAAGATCCCGGCCGAGGTGATCGCGATCATCCCCTCGGCCGACCGCGGCAAGGCGACGGTGAAGGTGCGCGTGGCGCTGAAGCAGAAGGACCCGCGGATCGTGCCGGAAATGGGCGTGCGGGTGAGCTTCCTGGAGGCGCCGCAGGCGCAGGACAAGCCGCAGGGCGTGCGCGCGCCGGGCGCGGCGATCGTCAAGCGCGGCGGCCGGGACATGGCGTTCGCACTGAAGGAGGACAACACCGTCGAGCAGCGCGCGCTGAAGACCGGCATCGCCCTGGGCGACGACCGCCAGGTGCTGTCGGGCCTGGCGGCGGGCGACACGGTGGTACTGGATCCGCCGGAGACGTTGCACGACGGAGTCAAGGTAAAGATGGCGGAGGCGACCGAGCAGTAG
- a CDS encoding cytochrome b, whose amino-acid sequence MSRANASGHFNLTARVLHWLMAAMILTMLFVGVGMVASVSQRPWLLDLHRPLGIAILLLAIARLGNRLRQRPPPLPADLPWWQKTAAHASHWLLYALMLAMPLLGWSMLSAGGYPVALWPGAQLPPIAPHSPALYAWLRSAHGWLAYLLFATVLGHLCAALFHAWVRRDGVFSSMARGAAPMVEQTTRREQD is encoded by the coding sequence ATGAGCCGCGCGAACGCCTCCGGGCATTTCAACCTGACCGCACGCGTGCTGCACTGGCTGATGGCGGCGATGATCCTGACCATGCTGTTCGTCGGCGTGGGCATGGTCGCCTCGGTATCGCAACGGCCGTGGCTGCTCGACCTGCACCGCCCGCTGGGCATCGCGATCCTGTTGTTGGCGATCGCGCGCCTGGGCAACCGCCTGCGCCAGCGGCCGCCGCCGCTGCCGGCGGACCTGCCGTGGTGGCAGAAGACGGCGGCGCACGCTTCGCACTGGCTGCTGTACGCGTTGATGCTGGCGATGCCGCTGCTCGGCTGGTCGATGCTGTCGGCCGGCGGCTATCCGGTCGCGCTGTGGCCCGGCGCGCAGCTGCCGCCGATCGCGCCGCACAGCCCGGCGCTGTACGCCTGGCTGCGCAGCGCGCATGGCTGGCTGGCGTACCTGCTGTTCGCCACGGTGCTGGGGCATCTGTGCGCGGCGTTGTTCCATGCCTGGGTGCGCCGCGATGGGGTGTTTTCGAGCATGGCGCGGGGTGCGGCGCCGATGGTGGAGCAGACGACGCGGCGAGAACAGGACTGA
- a CDS encoding HAD family hydrolase, producing MLQVSSFPSFPVRAITLDLDDTLWPFAPIGARIERVLHDWLLQHSPRTAERFPIAAMRQLREEVFAAHPHLVHDLSEMRRLTLRRALRDSGADEALVEPAFAVFYAARNQVECYPDSIAALQRIAARVPVAALSNGNADLATIGLAPHFAFQLNAREHGAAKPDPSIFHAACTRLGLPCAQVLHVGDHIEMDVVGAMQAGLRGCWIDRDAQAWHPSTPPDLHFDTLTGLADWLDATQPAAGARA from the coding sequence ATGCTGCAGGTGAGCTCTTTTCCTTCTTTCCCCGTTCGCGCGATCACGCTGGACCTGGACGACACGCTGTGGCCGTTCGCGCCGATCGGCGCGCGCATCGAGCGGGTGCTGCACGACTGGCTGCTGCAGCACAGTCCGCGCACCGCTGAGCGCTTCCCGATCGCGGCGATGCGCCAGCTGCGCGAGGAGGTGTTCGCCGCGCATCCGCACCTGGTCCACGACCTGAGCGAGATGCGGCGCCTGACCCTGCGCCGCGCGCTGCGCGACAGCGGCGCCGACGAGGCGCTGGTGGAGCCGGCGTTCGCGGTGTTCTATGCCGCACGCAACCAGGTGGAGTGCTATCCGGACAGCATCGCGGCGCTGCAGCGGATCGCCGCGCGGGTGCCGGTGGCGGCGCTGAGCAACGGCAACGCCGACCTGGCCACGATCGGCCTGGCGCCGCATTTCGCGTTCCAGCTCAACGCGCGCGAACACGGCGCGGCCAAGCCGGACCCGAGCATCTTCCACGCCGCCTGCACGCGCCTGGGCCTGCCCTGCGCGCAGGTGCTGCACGTCGGCGACCACATCGAGATGGACGTGGTCGGCGCGATGCAGGCCGGCCTGCGCGGCTGCTGGATCGACCGCGACGCGCAGGCCTGGCATCCGTCCACGCCGCCGGACCTGCACTTCGACACCCTCACCGGCCTGGCCGACTGGCTCGACGCCACCCAGCCGGCCGCCGGCGCGCGCGCGTGA